One part of the Elusimicrobia bacterium HGW-Elusimicrobia-1 genome encodes these proteins:
- the argF gene encoding ornithine carbamoyltransferase has protein sequence MKHLLSILDIGSGCEAESIIKKAIALKKNPLSKRSALSGKTVGIIMEKPSTRTTVSFAVAAHQLGALPLILSADGMQRKRGETIEDTARTLSRYLDAVAFRTFSHGDLETFARYSSMSVINALTDTEHPCQALGDLMTIAERKKTFAQVRKTKIVFVGDGNNVLISWLYLAALTGLNFVHAAPKGYSAPPDVRRKTAAIAAKTGARISYTDSPLAAAKDAGVIYTDVWTSMGDEAEAVARKKAFAPYQVNSRLIKSAARDVVVMHCLPARRGQEITGEVIDGKHSIVFDQAENRLHIQKTVLLEVLATQK, from the coding sequence ATGAAACATCTCCTGTCAATCCTCGACATAGGTTCCGGATGTGAAGCGGAATCCATCATAAAAAAAGCCATTGCTCTCAAAAAAAATCCGTTGAGCAAGCGCTCCGCTTTATCCGGAAAGACCGTGGGCATAATAATGGAGAAACCCAGCACGCGGACTACGGTATCCTTTGCCGTGGCGGCGCATCAGCTGGGAGCTCTTCCTCTGATACTTTCCGCCGACGGTATGCAGCGCAAGCGCGGCGAAACCATCGAAGATACCGCCCGCACGTTGTCGCGATATCTTGACGCCGTGGCGTTCCGCACTTTTTCGCACGGAGATTTGGAAACCTTCGCCCGATATTCCTCGATGTCCGTTATAAACGCCCTCACCGACACGGAACATCCCTGTCAGGCGCTGGGCGACCTTATGACTATCGCGGAGAGAAAGAAAACTTTCGCCCAAGTGCGCAAAACAAAAATAGTTTTTGTCGGCGACGGCAATAACGTCCTGATATCGTGGCTGTATCTGGCCGCCCTTACAGGGCTTAATTTTGTCCACGCCGCGCCCAAAGGTTATTCGGCTCCGCCTGATGTGCGACGGAAAACAGCGGCCATTGCCGCCAAGACGGGAGCCCGGATATCTTACACCGATTCACCGCTCGCGGCCGCAAAAGACGCCGGCGTAATTTATACCGACGTCTGGACGTCCATGGGCGACGAGGCCGAGGCCGTCGCCAGGAAGAAGGCCTTTGCGCCTTATCAGGTGAACTCCCGCCTGATTAAGTCCGCGGCGCGGGACGTTGTCGTTATGCACTGTCTGCCCGCCCGTCGCGGACAGGAAATCACCGGTGAAGTCATCGACGGCAAACATTCCATAGTGTTCGACCAGGCGGAGAACCGTCTGCACATACAAAAGACCGTTCTTCTTGAAGTCCTCGCCACTCAAAAATGA